A single window of Anomaloglossus baeobatrachus isolate aAnoBae1 chromosome 9, aAnoBae1.hap1, whole genome shotgun sequence DNA harbors:
- the LOC142250853 gene encoding RNA-binding protein Nova-2-like isoform X1: MAGGSLHQNAPYPPAQQQQTPQMETEASDSRKRPLETPTEASSTKRSNTAADDSELFLKVLIPSYAAGSIIGKGGQTIVQLQRETGATIKLSKSKDFYPGTTERVCLVQGTAEALMSVHNFIAEKVREVPQGATKSDLGVLIPAQNNISAERAKQAKLIVPNTTAGLIIGKGGSTVRSIMEESGAWVQLSQKPAGPNLQERVVTVSGEPNQVQRAIRSIIHKAREDPPQGTAHLNISYINSQGPVANSNPTGSPYAGGSAEPTISPFPTAPPAPPAISGGDLLAISTALNTLASYGYSTGLGFNPLVGGVHPAAVSLLTSYTGEPTPALGLGGGGILMDKLAAESVTGKETLEMAVPETLVGAILGKGGKTLVEYQELTGARIQISKKGEFVPGTRSRKVTITGPPGATQAAQYLIGQRVAYEQGVRSSNPQKVG, translated from the exons ATGGCTGGAGGGTCTCTCCACCAGAACGCTCCTTATCCCCCTGCACAGCAACAGCAAACACCGCAGATGGAGACAGAGGCTTCAGATTCACGGAAGAGACCCCTGGAGACCCCAACCGAGGCATCCAGCACCAAGAGGTCCAACACAGCAG CAGATGACAGTGAGCTTTTCCTGAAGGTGCTGATACCGAGTTACGCTGCTGGCTCCATTATTGGAAAAGGAGGTCAAACAATCGTCCAGCTTCAACGCGAAACAGGGGCAACCATCAAACTGTCCAAGTCTAAAGACTTTTATCCAG GGACAACGGAGCGCGTATGTCTGGTGCAGGGAACCGCAGAGGCGCTAATGTCTGTGCATAACTTCATAGCAGAGAAGGTGCGGGAGGTGCCACAAGGAGCAACCAAATCTGACCTAGGTGTGCTCATCCCGGCCCAGAACAACATCAGCGCCGAACGGGCCAAGCAG GCCAAACTAATTGTCCCCAATACAACAGCAGGCCTAATTATTGGCAAGGGTGGATCCACTGTCAGGAGCATCATGGAGGAGTCAGGGGCATGGGTCCAACTATCCCAAAAACCCGCAGGACCAAATCTCCAGGAACGGGTGGTGACAGTGAGCGGAGAGCCGAATCAAGTTCAACGAGCCATACGAAGTATCATACACAAAGCACGAGAGGACCCCCCACAGGGCACGGCCCATCTGAACATCAGCTACATCAACTCTCAGGGTCCTGTGGCCAACTCAAACCCGACAGGATCCCCTTATGCTGGAGGGAGTGCCGAACCTACTATTTCCCCTTTTCCCACTGCACCACCAGCCCCTCCAGCCATCTCTGGTGGAGACCTCTTGGCCATCTCCACTGCGCTAAATACTCTGGCCAGTTATGGTTACAGTACAGGCCTGGGATTTAACCCCTTGGTCGGTGGTGTCCATCCAGCAGCAGTCAGTCTTCTTACATCCTATACAGGTGAACCTACTCCCGCTCTGGGGCTCGGCGGTGGAGGAATTCTCATGGACAAGTTGGCTGCAGAAAGTGTTACCGGCAAAGAAACGCTAGAGATGGCCGTGCCAGAGACATTGGTGGGTGCAATACTGGGAAAAGGTGGCAAGACCCTTGTGGAATATCAAGAGCTGACAGGAGCCCGAATTCAGATCTCAAAAAAAGGAGAATTTGTTCCGGGAACGAGAAGCAGGAAAGTGACCATCACTGGACCCCCAGGAGCCACACAGGCGGCACAGTATCTGATTGGGCAGAGGGTGGCATATGAGCAAGGCGTGCGGTCAAGCAACCCCCAAAAAGTGGGATAA
- the LOC142250853 gene encoding RNA-binding protein Nova-2-like isoform X2: MAGGSLHQNAPYPPAQQQQTPQMETEASDSRKRPLETPTEASSTKRSNTADDSELFLKVLIPSYAAGSIIGKGGQTIVQLQRETGATIKLSKSKDFYPGTTERVCLVQGTAEALMSVHNFIAEKVREVPQGATKSDLGVLIPAQNNISAERAKQAKLIVPNTTAGLIIGKGGSTVRSIMEESGAWVQLSQKPAGPNLQERVVTVSGEPNQVQRAIRSIIHKAREDPPQGTAHLNISYINSQGPVANSNPTGSPYAGGSAEPTISPFPTAPPAPPAISGGDLLAISTALNTLASYGYSTGLGFNPLVGGVHPAAVSLLTSYTGEPTPALGLGGGGILMDKLAAESVTGKETLEMAVPETLVGAILGKGGKTLVEYQELTGARIQISKKGEFVPGTRSRKVTITGPPGATQAAQYLIGQRVAYEQGVRSSNPQKVG, from the exons ATGGCTGGAGGGTCTCTCCACCAGAACGCTCCTTATCCCCCTGCACAGCAACAGCAAACACCGCAGATGGAGACAGAGGCTTCAGATTCACGGAAGAGACCCCTGGAGACCCCAACCGAGGCATCCAGCACCAAGAGGTCCAACACAGCAG ATGACAGTGAGCTTTTCCTGAAGGTGCTGATACCGAGTTACGCTGCTGGCTCCATTATTGGAAAAGGAGGTCAAACAATCGTCCAGCTTCAACGCGAAACAGGGGCAACCATCAAACTGTCCAAGTCTAAAGACTTTTATCCAG GGACAACGGAGCGCGTATGTCTGGTGCAGGGAACCGCAGAGGCGCTAATGTCTGTGCATAACTTCATAGCAGAGAAGGTGCGGGAGGTGCCACAAGGAGCAACCAAATCTGACCTAGGTGTGCTCATCCCGGCCCAGAACAACATCAGCGCCGAACGGGCCAAGCAG GCCAAACTAATTGTCCCCAATACAACAGCAGGCCTAATTATTGGCAAGGGTGGATCCACTGTCAGGAGCATCATGGAGGAGTCAGGGGCATGGGTCCAACTATCCCAAAAACCCGCAGGACCAAATCTCCAGGAACGGGTGGTGACAGTGAGCGGAGAGCCGAATCAAGTTCAACGAGCCATACGAAGTATCATACACAAAGCACGAGAGGACCCCCCACAGGGCACGGCCCATCTGAACATCAGCTACATCAACTCTCAGGGTCCTGTGGCCAACTCAAACCCGACAGGATCCCCTTATGCTGGAGGGAGTGCCGAACCTACTATTTCCCCTTTTCCCACTGCACCACCAGCCCCTCCAGCCATCTCTGGTGGAGACCTCTTGGCCATCTCCACTGCGCTAAATACTCTGGCCAGTTATGGTTACAGTACAGGCCTGGGATTTAACCCCTTGGTCGGTGGTGTCCATCCAGCAGCAGTCAGTCTTCTTACATCCTATACAGGTGAACCTACTCCCGCTCTGGGGCTCGGCGGTGGAGGAATTCTCATGGACAAGTTGGCTGCAGAAAGTGTTACCGGCAAAGAAACGCTAGAGATGGCCGTGCCAGAGACATTGGTGGGTGCAATACTGGGAAAAGGTGGCAAGACCCTTGTGGAATATCAAGAGCTGACAGGAGCCCGAATTCAGATCTCAAAAAAAGGAGAATTTGTTCCGGGAACGAGAAGCAGGAAAGTGACCATCACTGGACCCCCAGGAGCCACACAGGCGGCACAGTATCTGATTGGGCAGAGGGTGGCATATGAGCAAGGCGTGCGGTCAAGCAACCCCCAAAAAGTGGGATAA